One genomic segment of Catalinimonas alkaloidigena includes these proteins:
- a CDS encoding PQQ-dependent sugar dehydrogenase, which translates to MRNYALNNEPGAITYRSTATKLFVIFAVFACISGCRFIDDLEDVLDDKKDKAKKPALELVAEGLTAPVMVTEVPDGSGRLLVVDQIGLIRVVMPDGTLREEPFLDIRDKLVELNEHYDERGLLGLALHPDHLSNGKLYVYYSAPLRAEAPDDWDHTNYVSEFTASAAPLMADPNSEKTLLHFDFPYSNHNAGTLVFGPMDGYLYISVGDGGNRDDEGMGHVDDWYEDNAGGNGQDITENLLGNILRIDVDGGDPYGIPADNPFVDKEGLDEIYAYGFRNPYRFSFDMEGRHQLFAGDAGQELWEEVSIVRKGGNYGWNVKEGSHCFDAENPEHVPADCPDTDPEGDPLIDPVIEFKNSKQPGGLGLVVVAGYVYRGDELPKWNGQYIFGTWSATHEAPNGLVFIAKPKGSAGLWDFHQIEFTNTPTGDLNSYLLGFGQNSKGEVYILTSDTEGPSGHSGKVYMMVEKDK; encoded by the coding sequence ATGAGGAACTATGCACTAAACAACGAACCCGGGGCTATTACTTATCGATCAACAGCTACCAAACTATTTGTCATTTTTGCTGTCTTTGCTTGTATATCAGGCTGTCGCTTTATAGATGACTTGGAAGATGTGCTGGATGACAAAAAAGACAAGGCAAAAAAACCAGCTCTTGAACTGGTTGCTGAAGGACTCACCGCGCCAGTTATGGTCACTGAGGTACCTGATGGCAGCGGAAGATTACTTGTTGTGGATCAAATTGGCCTGATTCGGGTAGTGATGCCGGATGGGACACTCCGGGAAGAGCCTTTCTTAGATATCCGCGACAAATTAGTAGAGCTCAATGAGCATTACGATGAGAGAGGGCTGCTGGGATTAGCCCTGCATCCCGACCATCTCAGCAACGGTAAATTATATGTTTACTACAGCGCACCGCTGCGGGCAGAGGCTCCTGATGATTGGGACCATACCAATTATGTATCTGAGTTCACCGCCTCGGCAGCACCTTTGATGGCTGATCCTAATTCGGAGAAGACCCTCTTACATTTTGACTTCCCTTACTCAAATCATAACGCCGGCACACTGGTCTTCGGGCCTATGGATGGCTATCTCTACATCTCTGTAGGCGATGGTGGCAATCGGGATGATGAGGGCATGGGCCATGTAGATGACTGGTACGAAGATAATGCTGGTGGTAATGGACAGGATATCACAGAAAACCTGCTGGGTAATATCCTGAGGATTGATGTGGATGGTGGTGATCCTTATGGCATACCGGCTGATAATCCTTTTGTAGATAAGGAAGGACTGGATGAGATTTATGCCTATGGCTTCCGGAATCCGTATCGCTTTTCCTTTGACATGGAAGGCCGCCACCAACTATTTGCAGGTGATGCAGGGCAGGAACTATGGGAGGAAGTAAGCATTGTAAGAAAAGGAGGCAACTATGGTTGGAATGTAAAAGAAGGCTCCCACTGCTTTGATGCAGAAAACCCTGAACATGTTCCTGCTGATTGCCCGGATACCGATCCGGAAGGAGATCCGCTGATTGATCCTGTCATTGAATTTAAAAATTCTAAACAACCTGGTGGTTTAGGTCTTGTGGTAGTGGCGGGATATGTTTACAGGGGAGATGAATTACCAAAATGGAACGGCCAGTATATTTTTGGTACCTGGAGTGCCACTCATGAAGCACCTAATGGATTGGTGTTCATAGCAAAACCCAAAGGGAGTGCAGGGCTATGGGATTTCCATCAGATAGAATTTACTAACACACCCACTGGTGATTTGAACTCTTACTTGTTAGGCTTTGGACAAAATTCCAAAGGGGAAGTCTACATATTAACTTCTGATACGGAAGGTCCAAGCGGCCATTCAGGTAAGGTATATATGATGGTTGAAAAAGATAAATAA